In bacterium, the genomic window AAATACTCCCTCAAGATCGAACGGGCTCAGCCCGATCCCCAAAAGCTGGCGGAGATGGTCCGCGAGAACGGCGAATACCTCTTCTTCGACAGCAAGCAGAAGCAGGAGTACTGCTGCCAAGTCCGCAAGGTCGAGCCCAATGAAAAGGTCTTGGACACGCTCGATGTCTGGTTCACCGGCCTTCGTTCCGACCAATCGAAGGCCCGGGCCGCCACCCAGCGATTCGAAATTCTTTCGCGCCCGGGCAAGAACCCGATCCTCAAGGTCGCGCCCTTGGTCGATTGGACCGAGGAGCGGCTCCGCCGCTATTGCGAGGAAAACCAAGTCCCGGTCCATAAGCTGCTTTTTTGGGAAAAGGACGGCTGGCGCTATGAATCGCTCGGCTGCATCCTCTGCACGACCCCGATCGGTCCCCACGAGCCGCGCCGGGCCGGCCGCTGGCGCTGGTTCAACGCCATTGAAGGCGATGACAAGGAATGCGGCCTCCACGTCGTCCATAAAGATGAGGTTTAGGTGAGCGAAGAGAGGACTTGGCTCCAAATCGCCGAAGGCTTGGCCGTCGAGGCCGCCGCCACGGTCATGACCTTCTTCCAAAAGACCCTTCAGACCAACCAAAAAGCCGATGCCTCGCCGGTCACCGAGGCCGACCTGGCCAGCGACCGCTTGCTCCGCGCCGGCCTCCGCAAGAATTTCCCGGGCCATGCCGTCCTCACCGAGGAAAACGGCTTGGACGGCGATTCGAAATCCGAGCATATCTGGCTCATCGACCCGCTCGACGGCACCAAGGCCTTCGCCAAGGGCATCGCCGGTTTTTGCGTGATGGTGGGGCTGCTGCGCCGGGGCCGGCCGCTCTTGGGCGTGGTGGTCGACCCGCTGGAAGGCCGGACCTACCGGGCCCTGCGCGGCGCCGGCGCCGAATTGAGCCAGGGCGGCGAGACGGTGAAGCTCAAGGTTTCGGGAAGAAGCGACTTCGCTAAGATGCCGCTGATCGTTTCGACCGGTTTCCCCGAGGCCCCGCTCCAAAAGATTGAAGCCAGCTTGGGCTCGCCGCTGCTCCCGCCGATCAACAGCGTCGGCATCAAGGTTGGTTTCCTGGTGCGCGGCGAGGCCGATCTCTATGTCAACCATCATCCGGTCAGCTACTGGGACACCGCCGCGCCGCTGCTCATCTTGGAAGAGGCCGGCGGCGTTTTCACCGACCTTGCCGGCCGGCCGCTGGATTATTCGATGACTCCGCCTTTCGGCCATGGCCGTAAGACCTTGGCCAGCAACGGCCGCCGCCACGCCGAGGTGGTCGAGCGGCTCAAGGGCTCCGGATTGGATTGATATGCGAATCGTCTCGCTCCTGCCCAGCGCCACCGAGATCGTCGCCGCGCTGGGTTTCCGCCGAGAGCTGGTCGGGCGTTCCCATGAGTGCGATTTTCCGCCCTGGGTCCAGGCCCTGCCGGTCCTGACCCATCCGGCCTTTGCGCCGGAAGGCGGCAGCTTGGCGATCGACCGCGAGGTCAAAGGCCTGGTCGAGCGCGGCCTTTCGATCTACCGGGTCGAAGCCGAGCGGCTCAAGTCGCTCAAGCCCGATTTCATCGTCACCCAGTCCCAATGCGAGGTTTGCGCGGTCAGCGAGAGCGAGCTCGAGAAGGCGCTCGGCGATTGGATCGGCGGAAGCGCCCGGATCGTTTCGCTCAAGCCCGATTCGCTGGCCGACGTTTGCAGCGACATCCGTCGCTGCGCCGAGGCCCTGGGCGTCGCCGATCGCGGTCAAAAGTTGGAGCATGGGCTGGCCGTTCGGATGGCCGAAATCGAACGGCGGGCGGCCGGTTTGACTAAGCCGAGCGTCGCCTGCCTCGAGTGGTTCGAGCCGCTCATGGCCGCGGGCAACTGGATGCCGGAGCTGGTGGCGATGGCCGGCGGCCGCAACCTCTTCGGTGAAGCCGGAAAACATTCGCCTTGGCTCCATTGGGAAGCCTTGGCCGAGCGGGATCCGGAAAGGATTTTGCTGATGCCTTGCGGCTATGACTTGGCCAAAGTCCGAGCCTCGCTGCCCGAGTTGGAGACGCATGCGGCTTGGAAGAATTTGCGCGCGGTGCGCGAGGGGCGGGTGTATCTCGTCGACGGCAATCAATACTTCAATCGGCCCGGACCGCGCTTGGCCGAGAGCTTGGAGATCCTCGCCGAGATCCTCCATCCCGCGGAGTTCAATTTTGGACATCGCGGGAAGGGCTGGGAAAGGATATCATCCCGCACGAAGTGAGGGGTCCCTGTGGAGCTTCTTGGCGCCAAGGGTCTCCGCAGGGATTCCTCGTCGCAAAGGCTTCTCGGAATGACAGCGTCAAGCCGCCTTAATTTCCGAAGTGCAGAAGGCGCAGCGGGTGGCTGCCAGGTCGATCTTCGACTTGCAGTAAGGGCAATCCTTGGTGGTCGCGGCCGCTTCCTGTTTTCGTCGCAGCTGATTGATCGCCTTGACCAGCAAGAACACCGCGATCGAGATGATCAGGAAGCTGATCAGCACGTTGATGAAGACCCCGACATTGACCGTGACCGCGCCGGCCTTCTTGGCGTCGGCCAGCGAAGGGTAGGGGCCCGGGACTTTCCCCGGCTGGAGCATGAAATAGAGATTGGTGAAGTCGACCTTCCCCAAGATCAAGCCGATCGGCGGCATGATGATGTCGTCGACCAGCGAAGTGACGATCTTGCCGAAGGCCGCGCCGATGACGACGCCCACCGCCAGGTCGATGGCGTTTCCCTTGGAGATGAATTCTTTGAATTCCTTCAACATCGGCCAAGGATCTTCTGGAGGCCCAAACTTGTCCAGAAATAAAAAGCCCCCCGGCGATTCGCCGGAGGGCTTTTAAAAGCATCCTTGGTCCAAGGATTAGAACTCGCAGCCGTAGGAGCCCATCGAAGCCTTGGCGGCATCCAGGGCTTGCTTGCAACCGGAAGCGAGAGCCGACTTGCCCTCGGGGGTGGCGGCGGCGCTCTTCCAGGAGGTGCGCAGCTTGTCGAAAGCGTCCTTCATCGGGGCGCGGGCCATTTCCGGGACCTTGTCGTTGACGCACTTCTCGTACTTGGCGATGTAATCATCGCACTCCGGCACGCCGATCGAATCCCCCGCCGGAGCGGTGGTGTCGGTGGTGGTCGTGGTGGTGGTAGTCGTGGTCTCCTCGGTCTTCTTGGTACAGGCACCCAGAACGAGGGCCGCCACAAAGAAAGCGGCGATCATCGAAGCGCTTTTTTTCACTTTCAGCCTCCTTGGCAAAGTTTGGGAACGTAATCGAACCCTGGCCCTTTTTACGCAAGCGGGCCCCGGGACGCAATCGTTAATTTGGGGTGACCGGGAACCCCGATTCTTTCGTATTGTCCAATAGCTTCATCTATTTTAGGGGTTCCTCTATGACCGTCGCGAAGCCGATCCTGCTCGTCGCCGTTCCCCAGCTCGGCGACCCCAATTTTTTTCACAGCGTGGTCTTAATTTTCCAGCATGATGCCCAAGGCGCCATGGGTCTCGCCATCAATCGGCCCACCCCTCTGACCCTGGGTGAATTCGCCCGCAGCCAGGAGTTGGTCTGTCGCGACAACTTGGCGGCCAAGCCGGTCTACCAGGGAGGGCCGGTGGAGCTGGAGCGGGGTTGGCTGCTCCACGCCGACGCCAGCGTGGCCGAGCGCCATGAAATTCTTCCCGATCTTTTCCTGAGCGCCGGCAGCGAGACCCTGCGCCTCCTGCTGCAGGAGGGGCGCGCCGATTTCCGTTTTTTGCTGGGTTACGCCGGCTGGGGCCCGGGCCAGCTCGAGGATGAGATGAAAGAGGGGGCTTGGATCACGGTCGATGCCGAAGCCCGTTACGTTTTGACCACTCCGGCGTCCCAAGCTTGGGACCGGATCCTGTTCGACTTGGGAATCGACCCGGCGAGCCTTGCCCTGGGCCGAGGGTTGCATTAATCGTAGGGGCACCCCTTGCGGGTGCCCGGGGCAAGGCGATTGCGATCGCCGCCGATTGGGCGACCGCAAGGGTCGCCCCTACAAAAAGGATCACTATGTTCCGAGGTAAAATCTGGCTGACGATCGGAATTTCCTGCGCCATCCTTGCCGTCGCTTTCGTTTCGCTGGCTTTTTACGTTTCGCACCGGCTGCGCGACGTCAAAGGGCCGCTGATCCGGGCCTTGCAGAGCCAGATCGACGGCGAGCTCAAAGTCGGCGAGGCCAAAGTGGTGATGTTCCCGGCCGGCCTCGACCTCAAGGACATCCAGCTCTACGCTCCCGGCGAGCAGGAGCCCTCGGCCAAGATCGAGGTCGCCGAGCTGCGCTTCAACCTCATTCCCCTGGTTCGCAAGAAGATCGAAGGCAAATTGAACGTGGTGAAGCCGGAGATCTTTCTTCGCCGGACCAAGGACGGCAATACCAACATGGAGCGGATCTTCGCCCCGCTCATCAGCGGCGAGTCCAGGGAGCGGGTCTCGGCCGTCGATCAATTGTGGTGGAAACGGCTGGCCATCGACCGGCTCCGGATTCGCGACGCCCGCTTTCTGGCAACTCGCGAAGGCAGCGAGGACAAGGTCGAGCTGAAGGATATCGACGTGTCGGCCGATCGCATTCGCTTCGACGGCTCGCGCGAGCCGGCCAAGATCAAGATTTCCTACAGCCTGCCTCAGGTCAGCAAGGAGCCGATGGAAATCTCGACCCGGATGCGCTTCGAGGAGGCGATCCAGGGGCTGAGGTTGGAAGAGGGGGCCCTGCTTTGGGGCGGCACCAAGATGGATTTCAGCGGTCCGGTCCTGCTCCCCGGCGAGAAGAACAAAGCGGTCGCTCTCGACCTGGCTTTCGCCGCGCCCGAGGTCGACCTCAAGCAATTCGGCGCCATGCTGGCCAAGCCGATTCCGGCCAGCGGCAAGGTGGCGATGAAGGGGACGGTCACCGGCAGCGCCTTCGAGCCGCAGCTCGACCTGACCTTGGATTCGCCGGCCTTGAACGTCGCCGGCAAATCGCTTTCCAATTTCCACGCCGAGCTTTCCAAGAAGGAGA contains:
- a CDS encoding phosphoadenylyl-sulfate reductase, with amino-acid sequence MNKNAVHEGLIEELKALAEDPQALLGQVFRRFGDRAAIVTSGQLTGVAMIDLAVKAGVKPRVATIDTLRLFPETYQLFDALEKKYSLKIERAQPDPQKLAEMVRENGEYLFFDSKQKQEYCCQVRKVEPNEKVLDTLDVWFTGLRSDQSKARAATQRFEILSRPGKNPILKVAPLVDWTEERLRRYCEENQVPVHKLLFWEKDGWRYESLGCILCTTPIGPHEPRRAGRWRWFNAIEGDDKECGLHVVHKDEV
- a CDS encoding 3'(2'),5'-bisphosphate nucleotidase CysQ, coding for MSEERTWLQIAEGLAVEAAATVMTFFQKTLQTNQKADASPVTEADLASDRLLRAGLRKNFPGHAVLTEENGLDGDSKSEHIWLIDPLDGTKAFAKGIAGFCVMVGLLRRGRPLLGVVVDPLEGRTYRALRGAGAELSQGGETVKLKVSGRSDFAKMPLIVSTGFPEAPLQKIEASLGSPLLPPINSVGIKVGFLVRGEADLYVNHHPVSYWDTAAPLLILEEAGGVFTDLAGRPLDYSMTPPFGHGRKTLASNGRRHAEVVERLKGSGLD
- a CDS encoding cobalamin-binding protein codes for the protein MRIVSLLPSATEIVAALGFRRELVGRSHECDFPPWVQALPVLTHPAFAPEGGSLAIDREVKGLVERGLSIYRVEAERLKSLKPDFIVTQSQCEVCAVSESELEKALGDWIGGSARIVSLKPDSLADVCSDIRRCAEALGVADRGQKLEHGLAVRMAEIERRAAGLTKPSVACLEWFEPLMAAGNWMPELVAMAGGRNLFGEAGKHSPWLHWEALAERDPERILLMPCGYDLAKVRASLPELETHAAWKNLRAVREGRVYLVDGNQYFNRPGPRLAESLEILAEILHPAEFNFGHRGKGWERISSRTK
- the mscL gene encoding large-conductance mechanosensitive channel protein MscL translates to MLKEFKEFISKGNAIDLAVGVVIGAAFGKIVTSLVDDIIMPPIGLILGKVDFTNLYFMLQPGKVPGPYPSLADAKKAGAVTVNVGVFINVLISFLIISIAVFLLVKAINQLRRKQEAAATTKDCPYCKSKIDLAATRCAFCTSEIKAA
- a CDS encoding YqgE/AlgH family protein; this translates as MTVAKPILLVAVPQLGDPNFFHSVVLIFQHDAQGAMGLAINRPTPLTLGEFARSQELVCRDNLAAKPVYQGGPVELERGWLLHADASVAERHEILPDLFLSAGSETLRLLLQEGRADFRFLLGYAGWGPGQLEDEMKEGAWITVDAEARYVLTTPASQAWDRILFDLGIDPASLALGRGLH
- a CDS encoding AsmA family protein; this translates as MFRGKIWLTIGISCAILAVAFVSLAFYVSHRLRDVKGPLIRALQSQIDGELKVGEAKVVMFPAGLDLKDIQLYAPGEQEPSAKIEVAELRFNLIPLVRKKIEGKLNVVKPEIFLRRTKDGNTNMERIFAPLISGESRERVSAVDQLWWKRLAIDRLRIRDARFLATREGSEDKVELKDIDVSADRIRFDGSREPAKIKISYSLPQVSKEPMEISTRMRFEEAIQGLRLEEGALLWGGTKMDFSGPVLLPGEKNKAVALDLAFAAPEVDLKQFGAMLAKPIPASGKVAMKGTVTGSAFEPQLDLTLDSPALNVAGKSLSNFHAELSKKEKPVLIRNTSFGIYGGTIQLSGEAVPGPVVPAKLNVGLRSLSIAAASGKPSPASLSGDLQLSSPNVSNPNSFSGGGKISAGPFPLPVVNLQNKVKVAQILSAGTAVGQMVNVGMLSSSANVIGTQVDRVNAAVRINGNNVTLAPFSLGNGHFNASGNATIANQQSINGGGTFNLTPGVTAQLITDARLRQSMTGGKGGLSVPFSISGPLADPNISVDNGYIQGLVAKATAAGLTNMLAGGIRPQGMINEALKNTPLGDSKSPLGQIFGGGTTTQQGSTGKTTSGSTGTTTTRKQTSTQQQQTTTRKKSGIEGFLFGK